A single Candoia aspera isolate rCanAsp1 chromosome 5, rCanAsp1.hap2, whole genome shotgun sequence DNA region contains:
- the CFAP97D2 gene encoding uncharacterized protein CFAP97D2 — translation MLPPAIQFLPKWYHDNSHMTCRKHTTVVRALLKKFPADDSHSLKESRFRYILCSFKMHRAYQPILPCGSKYLQQKWDKTTYEGHKKKILTAKPAVDTSAPPTYGYLHLKLRKLKLDKDRLSTIERDNHLLLKKISYIMKTEGRIDNKNEYKAKSLNREKREQELFRINQENCVILERIAKCKSWYSIQKWNEDWQKTENYMSSITRYPQGLCKLQIQKEQHKKMHKKRLKDNKLKDGPLTDNQEEGIEPIHQNKELNEDHQRENPIEKA, via the exons ATGCTACCACCAGCTATTCAATTTTTGCCTAAGTGGTACCATGACAACTCCCACATGACCTGCCGCAAACACACCACTGTTGTTAGAGCTTTGCTCAAGAAGTTTCCAGCTGATGACTCACACTCTTTGAAGGAGTCCAGATTTAGatatattttatgttcttttaaGATGCATCGTGCCTACCAGCCAATTCTGCCATGTGGCAGTAAATACCTTCAGCAGAAGTGGGACAAAACTACGTATGAAGGGCATAAGAAAAAG atCCTGACAGCCAAGCCTGCGGTAGACACATCTGCTCCTCCAACATATGGATATCTTCATTTGAAATTAAGAAAACTTAAG ctGGATAAGGATCGTTTGTCTACAATAGAGCGAGATAACCATTTGTTGCTGAAGAAGATATCTTACATCATGAAGACTGAAGGAAGAatagataataaaaatgaatataaagccAAAAG tTTAAACAGAGAAAAACGAGAGCAAGAATTATTCAGAATAAACCAAGAAAATTGTGTCATTCTGGAAAGAATTGCAAAGTGTAAATCTTGGTACAGTATCCAGAAATGGAATGAAGATTGGCAAAAGACTGAAAATTACATGAGCAGTATTACAAGATATCCTCAAGGACTGTGCAAGTTGCAGATTCAAAAG GAACAACATAAGAAAATGCATAAAAAAAGACTGAAAGATAACAAACTGAAAGATGGACCTCTGACAGATAATCAAGAAGAAGGAATAGAACCAATCCACCAAAACAAAGAATTGAATGAGGATCATCAAAGAGAAAATCCAATAGAAAAGGCTTAA